One genomic window of Sporosarcina ureae includes the following:
- the recG gene encoding ATP-dependent DNA helicase RecG — MENILKNSVGTVKGIGKTTTEQFEKLGILTIEDLLYTFPYRHEDFRMRDLTETPHGERVTVEGRVESEPAVFYSGKNRSRMQVRLLVGHHLVKAVFFNQHYLKNRLHTGMQISITGAWDRGRQTITVNRLHAGEQTDFEPVYSLKGIMHQKTFRRYMRTVIDLTAQDIEETLPREMLEVYKLPSIAQALEMVHFPTKAEDVKHARRRFVYEELLLFQLKIQGMKKLRKEQEKGLVIQYDLDLLKKFISTLPFELTDAQKRVVNELCAELKSPLRMNRLLQGDVGSGKTAVAAIALYAAVTAGFQGALMAPTEILAEQHAELLANWFEPFGVTVAFLAGSTKAKARKELLERLEAGGIDLLIGTHALIQPEVQFHKLGFVVTDEQHRFGVQQRRVLRDKGLNPDVLFMTATPIPRTLAITVFGEMDVSILDELPAGRKEIETHWLKEDSLLPVLQKMEKELRAGRQAYVICPLIEESDKLDVQNAVEVHAELNNYFGGRYTVGLMHGRLPSAEKDQVMREFSEGQLNILVSTTVVEVGVNVPNATFMLIYDATRFGLAQLHQLRGRVGRGSDQSYCVLLANPSTEEGKMRMQSMTETNDGFILAEKDLELRGSGDIFGKKQSGMPEFKMADLVHDFKALSIARDDAERLLNSDAFWTNDEYATLRGRLEQSGALTDKRID; from the coding sequence GTGGAGAACATCTTGAAAAATAGTGTAGGTACAGTAAAAGGGATAGGGAAAACAACAACTGAACAATTCGAAAAGCTAGGAATTTTGACGATTGAAGATTTGTTATATACTTTCCCGTATCGCCATGAAGATTTTCGTATGAGAGATTTGACTGAAACGCCGCATGGTGAGCGTGTCACAGTAGAAGGCCGGGTAGAGTCCGAACCGGCAGTGTTTTATTCAGGGAAAAACCGCTCCAGAATGCAAGTTCGTTTATTGGTCGGCCATCACTTGGTGAAAGCTGTATTTTTCAATCAGCATTACTTAAAAAACCGTCTGCACACGGGAATGCAAATAAGTATTACGGGAGCATGGGATCGTGGTCGTCAGACGATTACGGTGAATCGTCTACATGCCGGTGAGCAAACTGATTTTGAGCCGGTTTATAGTTTGAAGGGGATTATGCATCAAAAAACGTTTCGTCGTTATATGCGCACAGTAATAGACTTAACAGCCCAAGACATAGAAGAGACACTACCGCGTGAGATGTTGGAAGTATACAAGCTGCCTTCTATAGCCCAAGCACTAGAGATGGTCCATTTCCCGACTAAAGCTGAAGACGTTAAGCATGCTCGAAGACGTTTTGTTTATGAGGAATTATTACTTTTTCAGTTGAAAATTCAAGGAATGAAAAAACTACGCAAAGAACAAGAAAAAGGACTTGTTATTCAATATGATTTGGATTTGCTAAAGAAGTTCATCAGTACGTTGCCATTTGAATTAACGGATGCGCAAAAACGTGTGGTGAATGAATTATGTGCAGAGCTGAAATCACCACTCCGTATGAATCGTTTACTGCAAGGAGATGTGGGGTCAGGTAAGACAGCTGTCGCTGCCATAGCTCTATATGCGGCGGTTACTGCAGGATTCCAGGGAGCATTGATGGCACCAACAGAAATATTAGCTGAACAACACGCTGAATTATTAGCCAACTGGTTCGAACCATTCGGTGTAACTGTTGCTTTTCTTGCTGGATCTACGAAAGCGAAAGCCAGAAAGGAGTTGTTGGAACGCTTAGAAGCTGGGGGGATTGACTTGCTGATCGGTACGCATGCGCTCATCCAACCTGAAGTGCAGTTTCATAAACTGGGCTTTGTCGTGACAGATGAACAACACCGTTTCGGAGTGCAACAACGTCGTGTCTTGCGAGATAAAGGCTTAAATCCAGATGTACTATTCATGACTGCAACTCCTATTCCAAGAACATTAGCGATTACGGTATTTGGGGAAATGGATGTTTCGATCTTAGATGAACTACCAGCAGGACGAAAAGAAATTGAAACACATTGGTTGAAAGAAGACTCTTTACTGCCTGTATTACAGAAGATGGAAAAAGAGTTGCGTGCAGGAAGGCAGGCGTACGTCATTTGTCCGTTGATCGAGGAATCCGATAAATTGGATGTCCAAAACGCAGTCGAGGTGCATGCAGAATTGAACAATTATTTCGGTGGTCGCTATACTGTAGGCTTGATGCATGGTCGATTGCCTTCAGCTGAAAAGGACCAAGTCATGCGGGAATTCAGTGAAGGACAGTTAAACATCCTTGTTTCCACGACAGTTGTAGAAGTAGGTGTCAATGTACCGAACGCAACTTTCATGCTGATTTATGATGCCACGAGATTCGGTCTGGCTCAGTTACACCAATTAAGGGGACGTGTAGGACGAGGATCAGATCAGTCGTATTGTGTATTGCTCGCTAATCCGTCGACAGAAGAAGGAAAGATGCGAATGCAATCGATGACAGAAACGAACGACGGATTTATTTTAGCTGAAAAAGATTTGGAGCTACGCGGGTCAGGAGATATTTTTGGTAAGAAGCAAAGTGGAATGCCAGAATTTAAAATGGCTGACTTGGTCCATGATTTCAAAGCACTCTCTATAGCGCGTGATGATGCGGAACGTTTGTTAAATTCAGATGCATTTTGGACAAATGACGAGTATGCAACGTTACGCGGACGTCTTGAGCAGTCGGGCGCACTCACTGATAAGCGGATAGACTAA
- the fapR gene encoding transcription factor FapR, with protein MRVPKQERQQLLVTLLEKDPFLTDEDIARHFSVSIQTVRLDRLECRIPELRERLKSVASQQMLGTVKSMQAEEIFGEIVDVELDNKAISIFDVKEVHVFKRNGIARGHHLFAQANSLAVAVLDDDLALTVRSSLHFQKPVRAGDRVVSRATVRKETLKNKSTVVDVLSTVESEPVFSGEFQMYRTTKKGG; from the coding sequence TTGAGAGTTCCGAAACAGGAGAGGCAACAATTACTCGTAACGCTGCTTGAAAAAGATCCATTTCTAACAGATGAAGACATTGCCAGGCATTTTTCCGTGAGCATCCAAACCGTGCGGCTGGATCGGTTAGAATGTCGTATTCCGGAATTGCGAGAGCGGTTAAAATCCGTAGCATCTCAACAAATGTTAGGTACAGTGAAGTCTATGCAAGCTGAAGAAATCTTTGGAGAAATTGTTGATGTGGAATTGGATAATAAAGCGATTTCAATTTTTGATGTAAAAGAAGTGCATGTATTTAAACGAAATGGTATTGCCAGAGGTCATCATTTATTTGCACAGGCGAATTCATTAGCCGTAGCTGTCTTGGATGATGACTTAGCATTGACGGTTCGTTCCTCACTGCACTTCCAAAAGCCAGTTAGAGCTGGTGATCGGGTAGTGTCTCGTGCTACTGTACGCAAGGAAACCTTGAAAAATAAAAGTACGGTAGTCGATGTCCTGTCGACAGTGGAAAGTGAACCTGTTTTCTCGGGGGAGTTTCAAATGTATCGTACAACAAAAAAAGGCGGGTAA